One part of the Sciurus carolinensis chromosome 4, mSciCar1.2, whole genome shotgun sequence genome encodes these proteins:
- the Gls2 gene encoding glutaminase liver isoform, mitochondrial isoform X3 produces MPFPLDLGLWVRRARAVTCLPPGRAFGQVGLRDGACPSDSSESGMLSRLGDLLFYTIAEGQERIPIHKFTSALKATGLQTSDPRLRDCMSQMQRMVQESSSGGLLDRDLFQKCVSSNIVLLTQAFRKKFVIPDFEEFTGHVDRIFEDAKELTGGKVAAYIPQLAKSNPDLWGVSLCTVDGQRHSVGHTKIPFCLQSCVKPLTYAISISTLGTDYVHKFVGKEPSGLRYNKLSLNEEGIPHNPMVNAGAIVVSSLIKMDCNKAEKFDFVLQYLNKMAGNEYMGFSNATFQSEKETGDRNYAIGYYLKEKKCFPKGVDMMAALDLYFQLCSVEVTCESGSVMAATLANGGICPITGESVLSAEAVRNTLSLMHSCGMYDFSGQFAFHVGLPAKSAVSGAILLVVPNVMGMMCLSPPLDKLGNSHRGINFCQKLVSLFNFHNYDNLRHCARKLDPRREGGEVRNKTVVNLLFAAYSGDVSALRRFALSAMDMEQKDYDSRTALHVAAAEGHIEVVKFLIEACKVNPFVKDRWGNIPLDDAVQFNHLEVVKLLQDYQDSYTLSETQAEAAAEALSKENLESMV; encoded by the exons ATGCCTTTTCCTTTAGATTTGGGGCTTTGGGTCCGCAGAGCTCGGGCGGTAACATGCCTTCCGCCCGGGAGGGCGTTTGGGCAGGTCGGTCTTCGAGATGGTGCCTGTCCAAG TGATTCGTCAGAGAGTGGCATGCTGTCCCGCCTCGGTGATTTGCTCTTCTACACTATTGCCGAGGGACAGGAACGAATCCCCATCCACAAGTTCACTAGT GCACTAAAGGCCACCGGACTGCAGACATCAGATCCCCGGCTCCGGGACTGCATGAGCCAGATGCAGCGCATGGTCCAAGAGTCCAGCAGTGGTGGCCTCTTGGACCGAGATCTCTTCCAAAA GTGTGTGAGCAGCAACATTGTGCTCCTGACCCAGGCATTCCGAAAGAAGTTTGTCATTCCTGATTTTGAGGAGTTCACGGGCCATGTGGATCGCATCTTTGAGGATGCCAAAGAGCTCACTGGAGGCAAA GTGGCGGCTTATATCCCTCAACTGGCCAAGTCAAACCCAGACCTGTGGGGTGTCTCCCTGTGCACTGTGGATGGTCAACG GCATTCCGTCGGCCACACAAAGATCCCCTTCTGCCTGCAGTCCTGTGTGAAGCCCCTCACCTATGCCATCTCCATAAGCACCCTGGGCACTGACTATGTGCACAAGTTTGTGGGCAAGGAGCCCAGCGGCCTGCGCTACAACAAACTCTCCCTCAATGAGGAAG GAATCCCTCATAATCCCATGGTCAATGCTGGTGCCATTGTTGTCAGCTCCCTGATCAAG aTGGACTGTAACAAGGCAGAGAAGTTTGATTTT GTGTTGCAATATCTGAACAAAATGGCTGGAAATGAATACATGGGTTTCAGCAATGCCAC ATTCCAGTCAGAGAAGGAAACAGGGGATCGGAATTATGCCATCGGCTATTATCTCAAGGAAAAGAAG TGCTTTCCTAAGGGGGTGGACATGATGGCTGCCCTCGATCTCTACTTCCAG CTGTGCTCCGTGGAGGTCACCTGTGAATCAGGCAGTGTCATGGCAGCCACCCTCGCCAATGGTGGGATCTGTCCCATCACAGGCGAGAGTGTTCTGAGTGCTGAAGCAGTGCGCAACACCCTCAGCCTCATGCATTCCTGTGGCATGTATGACTTCTCTGGCCAGTTTGCCTTCCAT GTGGGCCTGCCAGCCAAGTCAGCTGTGTCAGGAGCCATCCTCCTGGTGGTACCCAATGTTATGGGAATGATGTGTCTGTCACCTCCACTGGACAAGCTGGGTAACAGTCATAGAGGCATCAACTTCTGCCAG AAGTTGGTGTCTCTTTTTAACTTCCACAACTATGACAACCTGAGGCACTGTGCTCGGAAGTTAGACCCACGACGTGAAGGGGGAGAAGTTCGG AACAAGACTGTAGTGAACCTGTTATTTGCTGCCTATAGTGGAGATGTCTCAGCTCTTCGAAG GTTTGCCTTGTCAGCCATGGACATGGAACAGAAAGACTATGACTCCCGCACAGCTCTGCATGTTGCTGCAGCTGAAG GACACATAGAAGTTGTTAAATTTCTGATCGAGGCTTGCAAAGTGAACCCTTttgtcaaagacag GTGGGGCAACATTCCCCTGGATGATGCTGTGCAATTCAACCACTTGGAGGTTGTCAAACTGCTTCAAGATTACCAGGACTCCTACACACTCTctgagacccaggctgaggcagcagctgaggccctgtctaaaGAGAACTTGGAGAGTATGGTTTGA
- the Spryd4 gene encoding SPRY domain-containing protein 4, whose protein sequence is MALPFSRSWRFCRWGTKRFAVAAGEARRGISFKLEEKTAHSSLALFRGDTCVKYGLVGLEPTKVALNVERFREWAVVLADTAVTSGRHYWEVTVKRSQQFRIGVADVDMSRDTCIGIDDRSWVFSYAQRKWHTMLANEKAPIEGIGQPEKVGLLLEYEAKKLSLVDVSQVSVVHTLQTNFQGPVVPAFALWDGELLTHSGLEVPEHL, encoded by the exons ATGGCGCTGCCCTTTTCACGTTCTTGGCGCTTTTGCCGCTGGGGAACCAAACGATTTGCGGTTGCTGCCGGGGAAGCCCGGAGAG GCATCAGTttcaaactggaagaaaaaactGCCCACAGCAGTCTGGCACTCTTCAGAGGTGACACATGTGTCAAATATGGCTTGGTAGGATTGGAACCCACCAAGGTGGCCCTGAATGTGGAGCGCTTCCGTGAGTGGGCAGTGGTGCTGGCAGACACAGCGGTCACCAGTGGCAGACACTACTGGGAGGTGACAGTGAAGCGCTCCCAGCAATTCCGAATAGGAGTGGCAGATGTGGACATGTCCCGGGATACCTGCATCGGTATTGATGATCGTTCCTGGGTGTTTTCCTATGCCCAGCGCAAGTGGCACACCATGTTGGCCAACGAGAAAGCCCCAATTGAGGGTATTGGGCAACCAGAGAAGGTGGGACTGCTGCTGGAGTATGAGGCCAAGAAGCTGAGCCTGGTGGATGTGAGCCAGGTCTCTGTGGTCCACACACTACAGACAAATTTCCAGGGTCCCGTggtgcctgcttttgctctttggGATGGAGAGCTGCTGACCCACTCTGGGCTTGAGGTGCCAGAGCATCTCTAG
- the Gls2 gene encoding glutaminase liver isoform, mitochondrial isoform X4, with translation MLSRLGDLLFYTIAEGQERIPIHKFTSALKATGLQTSDPRLRDCMSQMQRMVQESSSGGLLDRDLFQNPLMQSCLGSRCVSSNIVLLTQAFRKKFVIPDFEEFTGHVDRIFEDAKELTGGKVAAYIPQLAKSNPDLWGVSLCTVDGQRHSVGHTKIPFCLQSCVKPLTYAISISTLGTDYVHKFVGKEPSGLRYNKLSLNEEGIPHNPMVNAGAIVVSSLIKMDCNKAEKFDFVLQYLNKMAGNEYMGFSNATFQSEKETGDRNYAIGYYLKEKKCFPKGVDMMAALDLYFQLCSVEVTCESGSVMAATLANGGICPITGESVLSAEAVRNTLSLMHSCGMYDFSGQFAFHVGLPAKSAVSGAILLVVPNVMGMMCLSPPLDKLGNSHRGINFCQKLVSLFNFHNYDNLRHCARKLDPRREGGEVRNKTVVNLLFAAYSGDVSALRRFALSAMDMEQKDYDSRTALHVAAAEGHIEVVKFLIEACKVNPFVKDRWGNIPLDDAVQFNHLEVVKLLQDYQDSYTLSETQAEAAAEALSKENLESMV, from the exons ATGCTGTCCCGCCTCGGTGATTTGCTCTTCTACACTATTGCCGAGGGACAGGAACGAATCCCCATCCACAAGTTCACTAGT GCACTAAAGGCCACCGGACTGCAGACATCAGATCCCCGGCTCCGGGACTGCATGAGCCAGATGCAGCGCATGGTCCAAGAGTCCAGCAGTGGTGGCCTCTTGGACCGAGATCTCTTCCAAAA CCCCCTAATGCAATCGTGTCTGGGATCCAGGTGTGTGAGCAGCAACATTGTGCTCCTGACCCAGGCATTCCGAAAGAAGTTTGTCATTCCTGATTTTGAGGAGTTCACGGGCCATGTGGATCGCATCTTTGAGGATGCCAAAGAGCTCACTGGAGGCAAA GTGGCGGCTTATATCCCTCAACTGGCCAAGTCAAACCCAGACCTGTGGGGTGTCTCCCTGTGCACTGTGGATGGTCAACG GCATTCCGTCGGCCACACAAAGATCCCCTTCTGCCTGCAGTCCTGTGTGAAGCCCCTCACCTATGCCATCTCCATAAGCACCCTGGGCACTGACTATGTGCACAAGTTTGTGGGCAAGGAGCCCAGCGGCCTGCGCTACAACAAACTCTCCCTCAATGAGGAAG GAATCCCTCATAATCCCATGGTCAATGCTGGTGCCATTGTTGTCAGCTCCCTGATCAAG aTGGACTGTAACAAGGCAGAGAAGTTTGATTTT GTGTTGCAATATCTGAACAAAATGGCTGGAAATGAATACATGGGTTTCAGCAATGCCAC ATTCCAGTCAGAGAAGGAAACAGGGGATCGGAATTATGCCATCGGCTATTATCTCAAGGAAAAGAAG TGCTTTCCTAAGGGGGTGGACATGATGGCTGCCCTCGATCTCTACTTCCAG CTGTGCTCCGTGGAGGTCACCTGTGAATCAGGCAGTGTCATGGCAGCCACCCTCGCCAATGGTGGGATCTGTCCCATCACAGGCGAGAGTGTTCTGAGTGCTGAAGCAGTGCGCAACACCCTCAGCCTCATGCATTCCTGTGGCATGTATGACTTCTCTGGCCAGTTTGCCTTCCAT GTGGGCCTGCCAGCCAAGTCAGCTGTGTCAGGAGCCATCCTCCTGGTGGTACCCAATGTTATGGGAATGATGTGTCTGTCACCTCCACTGGACAAGCTGGGTAACAGTCATAGAGGCATCAACTTCTGCCAG AAGTTGGTGTCTCTTTTTAACTTCCACAACTATGACAACCTGAGGCACTGTGCTCGGAAGTTAGACCCACGACGTGAAGGGGGAGAAGTTCGG AACAAGACTGTAGTGAACCTGTTATTTGCTGCCTATAGTGGAGATGTCTCAGCTCTTCGAAG GTTTGCCTTGTCAGCCATGGACATGGAACAGAAAGACTATGACTCCCGCACAGCTCTGCATGTTGCTGCAGCTGAAG GACACATAGAAGTTGTTAAATTTCTGATCGAGGCTTGCAAAGTGAACCCTTttgtcaaagacag GTGGGGCAACATTCCCCTGGATGATGCTGTGCAATTCAACCACTTGGAGGTTGTCAAACTGCTTCAAGATTACCAGGACTCCTACACACTCTctgagacccaggctgaggcagcagctgaggccctgtctaaaGAGAACTTGGAGAGTATGGTTTGA
- the Gls2 gene encoding glutaminase liver isoform, mitochondrial isoform X2, translating to MRSMRALQNALSRAGNHCRRGVWGHLSRSPLLGWGVRHHLSEAAAQGRETPHSHQPQHQDHDSSESGMLSRLGDLLFYTIAEGQERIPIHKFTSALKATGLQTSDPRLRDCMSQMQRMVQESSSGGLLDRDLFQKCVSSNIVLLTQAFRKKFVIPDFEEFTGHVDRIFEDAKELTGGKVAAYIPQLAKSNPDLWGVSLCTVDGQRHSVGHTKIPFCLQSCVKPLTYAISISTLGTDYVHKFVGKEPSGLRYNKLSLNEEGIPHNPMVNAGAIVVSSLIKMDCNKAEKFDFVLQYLNKMAGNEYMGFSNATFQSEKETGDRNYAIGYYLKEKKCFPKGVDMMAALDLYFQLCSVEVTCESGSVMAATLANGGICPITGESVLSAEAVRNTLSLMHSCGMYDFSGQFAFHVGLPAKSAVSGAILLVVPNVMGMMCLSPPLDKLGNSHRGINFCQKLVSLFNFHNYDNLRHCARKLDPRREGGEVRNKTVVNLLFAAYSGDVSALRRFALSAMDMEQKDYDSRTALHVAAAEGHIEVVKFLIEACKVNPFVKDRWGNIPLDDAVQFNHLEVVKLLQDYQDSYTLSETQAEAAAEALSKENLESMV from the exons ATGCGCTCCATGAGAGCTCTGCAGAATGCGCTGAGCCGGGCGGGCAATCACTGCCGGCGGGGAGTCTGGGGTCACCTGAGCCGGAGCCCCCTCCTTGGCTGGGGCGTCCGACACCACCTCAGTGAGGCAGCGGCGCAGGGCAGGGAGACGCCGCACAGCCACCAGCCACAGCACCAGGATCA TGATTCGTCAGAGAGTGGCATGCTGTCCCGCCTCGGTGATTTGCTCTTCTACACTATTGCCGAGGGACAGGAACGAATCCCCATCCACAAGTTCACTAGT GCACTAAAGGCCACCGGACTGCAGACATCAGATCCCCGGCTCCGGGACTGCATGAGCCAGATGCAGCGCATGGTCCAAGAGTCCAGCAGTGGTGGCCTCTTGGACCGAGATCTCTTCCAAAA GTGTGTGAGCAGCAACATTGTGCTCCTGACCCAGGCATTCCGAAAGAAGTTTGTCATTCCTGATTTTGAGGAGTTCACGGGCCATGTGGATCGCATCTTTGAGGATGCCAAAGAGCTCACTGGAGGCAAA GTGGCGGCTTATATCCCTCAACTGGCCAAGTCAAACCCAGACCTGTGGGGTGTCTCCCTGTGCACTGTGGATGGTCAACG GCATTCCGTCGGCCACACAAAGATCCCCTTCTGCCTGCAGTCCTGTGTGAAGCCCCTCACCTATGCCATCTCCATAAGCACCCTGGGCACTGACTATGTGCACAAGTTTGTGGGCAAGGAGCCCAGCGGCCTGCGCTACAACAAACTCTCCCTCAATGAGGAAG GAATCCCTCATAATCCCATGGTCAATGCTGGTGCCATTGTTGTCAGCTCCCTGATCAAG aTGGACTGTAACAAGGCAGAGAAGTTTGATTTT GTGTTGCAATATCTGAACAAAATGGCTGGAAATGAATACATGGGTTTCAGCAATGCCAC ATTCCAGTCAGAGAAGGAAACAGGGGATCGGAATTATGCCATCGGCTATTATCTCAAGGAAAAGAAG TGCTTTCCTAAGGGGGTGGACATGATGGCTGCCCTCGATCTCTACTTCCAG CTGTGCTCCGTGGAGGTCACCTGTGAATCAGGCAGTGTCATGGCAGCCACCCTCGCCAATGGTGGGATCTGTCCCATCACAGGCGAGAGTGTTCTGAGTGCTGAAGCAGTGCGCAACACCCTCAGCCTCATGCATTCCTGTGGCATGTATGACTTCTCTGGCCAGTTTGCCTTCCAT GTGGGCCTGCCAGCCAAGTCAGCTGTGTCAGGAGCCATCCTCCTGGTGGTACCCAATGTTATGGGAATGATGTGTCTGTCACCTCCACTGGACAAGCTGGGTAACAGTCATAGAGGCATCAACTTCTGCCAG AAGTTGGTGTCTCTTTTTAACTTCCACAACTATGACAACCTGAGGCACTGTGCTCGGAAGTTAGACCCACGACGTGAAGGGGGAGAAGTTCGG AACAAGACTGTAGTGAACCTGTTATTTGCTGCCTATAGTGGAGATGTCTCAGCTCTTCGAAG GTTTGCCTTGTCAGCCATGGACATGGAACAGAAAGACTATGACTCCCGCACAGCTCTGCATGTTGCTGCAGCTGAAG GACACATAGAAGTTGTTAAATTTCTGATCGAGGCTTGCAAAGTGAACCCTTttgtcaaagacag GTGGGGCAACATTCCCCTGGATGATGCTGTGCAATTCAACCACTTGGAGGTTGTCAAACTGCTTCAAGATTACCAGGACTCCTACACACTCTctgagacccaggctgaggcagcagctgaggccctgtctaaaGAGAACTTGGAGAGTATGGTTTGA
- the Gls2 gene encoding glutaminase liver isoform, mitochondrial isoform X1: MRSMRALQNALSRAGNHCRRGVWGHLSRSPLLGWGVRHHLSEAAAQGRETPHSHQPQHQDHDSSESGMLSRLGDLLFYTIAEGQERIPIHKFTSALKATGLQTSDPRLRDCMSQMQRMVQESSSGGLLDRDLFQNPLMQSCLGSRCVSSNIVLLTQAFRKKFVIPDFEEFTGHVDRIFEDAKELTGGKVAAYIPQLAKSNPDLWGVSLCTVDGQRHSVGHTKIPFCLQSCVKPLTYAISISTLGTDYVHKFVGKEPSGLRYNKLSLNEEGIPHNPMVNAGAIVVSSLIKMDCNKAEKFDFVLQYLNKMAGNEYMGFSNATFQSEKETGDRNYAIGYYLKEKKCFPKGVDMMAALDLYFQLCSVEVTCESGSVMAATLANGGICPITGESVLSAEAVRNTLSLMHSCGMYDFSGQFAFHVGLPAKSAVSGAILLVVPNVMGMMCLSPPLDKLGNSHRGINFCQKLVSLFNFHNYDNLRHCARKLDPRREGGEVRNKTVVNLLFAAYSGDVSALRRFALSAMDMEQKDYDSRTALHVAAAEGHIEVVKFLIEACKVNPFVKDRWGNIPLDDAVQFNHLEVVKLLQDYQDSYTLSETQAEAAAEALSKENLESMV; encoded by the exons ATGCGCTCCATGAGAGCTCTGCAGAATGCGCTGAGCCGGGCGGGCAATCACTGCCGGCGGGGAGTCTGGGGTCACCTGAGCCGGAGCCCCCTCCTTGGCTGGGGCGTCCGACACCACCTCAGTGAGGCAGCGGCGCAGGGCAGGGAGACGCCGCACAGCCACCAGCCACAGCACCAGGATCA TGATTCGTCAGAGAGTGGCATGCTGTCCCGCCTCGGTGATTTGCTCTTCTACACTATTGCCGAGGGACAGGAACGAATCCCCATCCACAAGTTCACTAGT GCACTAAAGGCCACCGGACTGCAGACATCAGATCCCCGGCTCCGGGACTGCATGAGCCAGATGCAGCGCATGGTCCAAGAGTCCAGCAGTGGTGGCCTCTTGGACCGAGATCTCTTCCAAAA CCCCCTAATGCAATCGTGTCTGGGATCCAGGTGTGTGAGCAGCAACATTGTGCTCCTGACCCAGGCATTCCGAAAGAAGTTTGTCATTCCTGATTTTGAGGAGTTCACGGGCCATGTGGATCGCATCTTTGAGGATGCCAAAGAGCTCACTGGAGGCAAA GTGGCGGCTTATATCCCTCAACTGGCCAAGTCAAACCCAGACCTGTGGGGTGTCTCCCTGTGCACTGTGGATGGTCAACG GCATTCCGTCGGCCACACAAAGATCCCCTTCTGCCTGCAGTCCTGTGTGAAGCCCCTCACCTATGCCATCTCCATAAGCACCCTGGGCACTGACTATGTGCACAAGTTTGTGGGCAAGGAGCCCAGCGGCCTGCGCTACAACAAACTCTCCCTCAATGAGGAAG GAATCCCTCATAATCCCATGGTCAATGCTGGTGCCATTGTTGTCAGCTCCCTGATCAAG aTGGACTGTAACAAGGCAGAGAAGTTTGATTTT GTGTTGCAATATCTGAACAAAATGGCTGGAAATGAATACATGGGTTTCAGCAATGCCAC ATTCCAGTCAGAGAAGGAAACAGGGGATCGGAATTATGCCATCGGCTATTATCTCAAGGAAAAGAAG TGCTTTCCTAAGGGGGTGGACATGATGGCTGCCCTCGATCTCTACTTCCAG CTGTGCTCCGTGGAGGTCACCTGTGAATCAGGCAGTGTCATGGCAGCCACCCTCGCCAATGGTGGGATCTGTCCCATCACAGGCGAGAGTGTTCTGAGTGCTGAAGCAGTGCGCAACACCCTCAGCCTCATGCATTCCTGTGGCATGTATGACTTCTCTGGCCAGTTTGCCTTCCAT GTGGGCCTGCCAGCCAAGTCAGCTGTGTCAGGAGCCATCCTCCTGGTGGTACCCAATGTTATGGGAATGATGTGTCTGTCACCTCCACTGGACAAGCTGGGTAACAGTCATAGAGGCATCAACTTCTGCCAG AAGTTGGTGTCTCTTTTTAACTTCCACAACTATGACAACCTGAGGCACTGTGCTCGGAAGTTAGACCCACGACGTGAAGGGGGAGAAGTTCGG AACAAGACTGTAGTGAACCTGTTATTTGCTGCCTATAGTGGAGATGTCTCAGCTCTTCGAAG GTTTGCCTTGTCAGCCATGGACATGGAACAGAAAGACTATGACTCCCGCACAGCTCTGCATGTTGCTGCAGCTGAAG GACACATAGAAGTTGTTAAATTTCTGATCGAGGCTTGCAAAGTGAACCCTTttgtcaaagacag GTGGGGCAACATTCCCCTGGATGATGCTGTGCAATTCAACCACTTGGAGGTTGTCAAACTGCTTCAAGATTACCAGGACTCCTACACACTCTctgagacccaggctgaggcagcagctgaggccctgtctaaaGAGAACTTGGAGAGTATGGTTTGA